One Glandiceps talaboti chromosome 2, keGlaTala1.1, whole genome shotgun sequence genomic region harbors:
- the LOC144453639 gene encoding uncharacterized protein LOC144453639: MTENKLQLNDSKTEILLIRSKFNTLPDPVDHLKIGSASVPVVKTARNIGVTFDNTHMLTHHIKNTCNSIYNHLRRIGSIRKYITNKACQTLIHAILSAKLDYGNALLYGLPDNSIALLQRTQNTAARIVTRSKKFTHITPTLCDLHWLPVHFRIEFKILLLTYKAQNNKAPGYISELIEKYKPQRSLRSAKKSLLVQRTFNNKTYGGRAFTICAPKLWNDLPQDIRQSTSLKKRLKHHMFMRAFCVN; this comes from the coding sequence ATGACAGAAAACAAGTTACAGCTAAAtgactcaaagacagagattcTCCTTATTCGCTCCAAATTCAACACATTGCCTGATCCAGTAGACCATCTTAAAATTGGATCAGCATCTGTACCTGTTGTGAAGACAGCACGGAATATCGGAGTTACTTTCGACAACACACATATGCTGACACaccatatcaagaatacatgcAATTCCATTTATAACCATCTCCGCCGAATTGGATCAATTAgaaaatacattacaaacaaagcCTGTCAAACACTTATCCATGCTATCTTGTCAGCCAAGCTGGATTATGGAAATGCACTCCTTTATGGTCTCCCTGATAATTCTATTGCTCTGCTTCAACGTACTCAGAACACTGCTGCCAGAATAGTCACTCGGTCAAAGAAATTCACTCATATCACACCAACTCTCTGTGACCTACATTGGTTGCCTGTCCACTTCAGGATTGAATTTAAGATCCTTCTCCTGACTTACAAAGCTCAAAACAATAAAGCCCCAGGATATATCTCAGAATTGATCGAGAAATATAAACCACAACGCTCCCTTCGATCAGCTAAAAAAAGCCTGTTAGTCCAGCGtacatttaacaacaaaacCTATGGCGGTCGCGCCTTTACAATCTGTGCTCCAAAGCTTTGGAATGACCTACCACAGGATATACGCCAGTCAACAAGCCTGAAAAAACGACTGAAACATCACATGTTTATGCGAGCATTCTGTGTAAATTGA